One stretch of Halococcus hamelinensis 100A6 DNA includes these proteins:
- a CDS encoding amino acid permease → MTGPTETSADGRDDAGVATELSRDMGLADITFIGVGAMIGAGIFALTGFAAGIAGPALTVAFLINGFVALFTAMSYAELGGAFPEAGGGYLWVEESLVEPNGFYAGWMSWFAHAVACALYAVTFGTYFTEFLVTVTPLTEDFVFFGFLTHSLAERLLAALMAVGFGYINYRGAEETGRAEVVVVVVKLVILALFIVFGAYATFTNPDWPAKFLSNPSFAPGGVFGIIGAMGFTYIAFEGYEIIVQSGEEVKEPGKNVPKAVFYSLAVVVPIYVLVAFVVIGGIDVTREIAGMAGVSAGTPTWQALGGLGELGIVEAANQFMPYGALLLLVAGIAATSSALNATVYSSSRVSFAMGRNRELPAFFERIHPERRTPHIAILLSTVLIVAMSVTLPIESVAASADIMFILLFVQVNWALIRMRTTHPDLERTFTVPFMPWPALVGIVAQVVLLPFLIYELGLEAAGIGTSNEGLVALAVTAVWMVLGLAVFYGYSKGKRAEEREAETPTVLAEETPEERERRILVPLANPETTDRLLRTAIDLARERDAEIRVMSVVTVPRQTPVEEGRQFVDTKREHLEDAIGTAEAAGVPAGGTVRIGHDVAEAVIATAEEDDVDEILLGWRGRSRRRDFVLGSNVDRVATDAPCDVLVERIGPPTAVGSILVPTAGGPHAEYAAEVADALAKANDARVRVVSVVPPGASADDRERAERTVETTAALVEPEVVETDVVEGNEVVPTIVSLSADHDVTVVGASREGLLQRLVFGAIPEAVGLEADGTVIMAKRRLDLRSRLSRWFWRARNGGS, encoded by the coding sequence ATGACAGGACCGACGGAAACCAGTGCGGACGGGCGGGACGACGCCGGCGTCGCGACCGAGCTCTCGCGGGACATGGGCCTCGCGGACATCACGTTCATCGGGGTCGGGGCGATGATCGGGGCGGGCATCTTCGCGCTCACCGGCTTCGCCGCCGGGATCGCGGGGCCCGCGCTCACGGTGGCGTTCCTGATCAACGGGTTCGTGGCGCTGTTCACCGCGATGTCCTACGCCGAACTCGGTGGCGCGTTCCCCGAGGCCGGCGGCGGCTACCTCTGGGTCGAGGAGTCGCTCGTCGAACCCAACGGCTTCTACGCCGGATGGATGAGCTGGTTCGCCCACGCCGTCGCGTGCGCGCTCTACGCCGTAACCTTCGGGACCTACTTCACGGAGTTCCTGGTCACCGTGACGCCGCTCACCGAGGACTTCGTGTTCTTCGGCTTCCTGACCCACTCGCTGGCCGAGCGCCTGCTGGCGGCGCTGATGGCGGTCGGCTTCGGCTACATCAACTACCGCGGAGCCGAGGAGACGGGCCGCGCCGAGGTGGTGGTCGTGGTGGTCAAGCTCGTCATCCTCGCGCTGTTTATCGTCTTCGGTGCGTACGCCACCTTCACGAATCCCGACTGGCCCGCGAAGTTCCTCTCGAATCCCTCGTTCGCACCGGGCGGCGTGTTCGGGATCATCGGCGCGATGGGCTTCACCTACATCGCGTTCGAGGGCTACGAGATCATCGTCCAGTCCGGCGAGGAGGTCAAAGAGCCCGGCAAGAACGTCCCGAAGGCGGTGTTCTACTCGCTCGCGGTCGTCGTCCCGATCTACGTCCTCGTGGCCTTCGTCGTGATCGGCGGGATCGACGTCACCCGGGAGATCGCGGGAATGGCGGGCGTGAGCGCGGGCACGCCGACGTGGCAGGCGCTCGGCGGCCTCGGGGAGCTGGGGATCGTCGAGGCGGCCAACCAGTTCATGCCCTACGGCGCGCTCCTCCTGCTCGTCGCTGGTATCGCGGCGACGTCGAGCGCGCTCAACGCAACCGTCTACTCGTCGAGCCGGGTGTCGTTCGCGATGGGACGGAATCGGGAACTCCCCGCGTTCTTCGAGCGGATCCACCCCGAGCGCCGCACGCCCCACATCGCCATCCTGCTCTCGACGGTGCTGATCGTGGCGATGTCGGTCACGCTCCCGATCGAGAGCGTCGCGGCCTCGGCCGACATCATGTTCATCCTGCTCTTCGTCCAGGTCAACTGGGCGCTGATACGGATGCGGACCACCCACCCGGACCTGGAGCGCACCTTCACGGTGCCGTTCATGCCCTGGCCCGCGCTGGTCGGGATCGTCGCGCAGGTCGTGCTCTTGCCCTTCCTGATCTACGAACTCGGTCTCGAAGCGGCCGGGATCGGCACCAGCAACGAGGGGCTCGTCGCGCTCGCCGTCACCGCCGTCTGGATGGTCCTCGGCCTCGCGGTGTTCTACGGCTACTCGAAGGGCAAACGGGCCGAAGAGCGCGAGGCGGAGACCCCGACGGTGCTCGCGGAGGAGACCCCCGAGGAGCGCGAGCGGCGGATCCTCGTGCCGCTCGCCAACCCCGAGACGACCGACCGGCTCCTCCGAACCGCGATTGACCTCGCACGCGAACGCGACGCCGAGATCCGGGTGATGAGCGTCGTCACGGTGCCCCGTCAGACCCCGGTCGAGGAGGGGCGACAGTTCGTCGATACGAAGCGTGAGCACCTCGAAGACGCGATCGGGACCGCCGAAGCGGCGGGGGTTCCCGCCGGGGGGACGGTGAGGATCGGCCACGACGTCGCCGAAGCGGTCATCGCGACGGCCGAGGAAGACGACGTCGACGAGATACTGCTGGGCTGGCGCGGACGGAGCCGTCGCCGGGATTTCGTGCTCGGGAGCAACGTCGACCGGGTCGCCACCGACGCACCGTGTGACGTCCTCGTCGAGCGGATCGGCCCGCCGACCGCGGTCGGGTCGATCCTCGTTCCCACCGCGGGCGGCCCGCACGCCGAGTACGCCGCCGAGGTCGCCGACGCCCTCGCGAAAGCGAACGACGCCCGCGTTCGCGTGGTCTCGGTCGTGCCACCGGGCGCGTCCGCGGACGACCGGGAGCGAGCCGAACGTACCGTCGAGACCACGGCCGCCCTCGTCGAGCCGGAGGTCGTCGAAACCGACGTGGTCGAGGGGAACGAGGTCGTCCCGACGATCGTCTCGCTCTCGGCCGACCACGACGTCACGGTCGTGGGGGCGAGCCGCGAGGGGCTCCTCCAGCGGCTGGTGTTCGGGGCGATCCCGGAAGCCGTCGGGCTGGAGGCCGATGGCACGGTCATCATGGCGAAACGCCGGCTCGACCTTCGGTCGCGGCTCTCGCGGTGGTTCTGGCGGGCCCGCAACGGCGGGTCGTGA
- a CDS encoding universal stress protein, which yields MFATDGGHRSGTERVGDALPEGRYRLLLPVAGETMPADAERRLRTATAIARERDGGLVVCSIVNFARQTPLDAVAADEPKLVAARETAERFVETVERTGVPVTGRVHLTHRESDSVLNAVEAYECDGVSLAIRGGQSQRRRLLTGDVAERVVARAECEVFVEKQAADETPVETVLLAVSGGPHSGLAAQAARALALDTDARIDAIHFMPEDASDEDHEEGTRIVEAAERALADVERVEATVEAVENVGETIISRSDAYDLTVLGSPTGGLLAQFVFGTVPDSVNQRTENAVLMARDDTGSKSIYERWVVGDASE from the coding sequence ATGTTCGCAACCGATGGTGGACACCGGTCGGGAACGGAGCGGGTCGGGGACGCCCTCCCGGAGGGCCGCTACCGGCTCCTGCTCCCGGTCGCCGGCGAAACGATGCCGGCGGACGCGGAGCGACGTCTCCGGACCGCGACGGCCATCGCGCGCGAACGCGACGGCGGGCTCGTGGTGTGTTCGATCGTGAACTTCGCGCGTCAGACCCCGCTCGATGCGGTCGCGGCCGACGAGCCGAAACTGGTCGCGGCGCGTGAGACGGCCGAGCGGTTCGTCGAGACCGTCGAGCGAACCGGCGTCCCGGTGACCGGTCGTGTGCATCTGACCCATCGGGAGTCGGATTCGGTGCTCAACGCGGTCGAGGCCTACGAGTGTGACGGCGTGTCGCTCGCCATCCGGGGCGGGCAATCACAGCGCCGCCGACTCCTCACCGGCGACGTGGCCGAACGGGTCGTCGCGCGCGCGGAGTGTGAGGTGTTCGTCGAGAAGCAGGCCGCCGACGAAACGCCGGTCGAGACGGTCCTCCTCGCGGTCAGCGGCGGGCCGCACTCGGGGCTGGCCGCGCAGGCGGCACGCGCGCTCGCACTCGATACCGACGCCCGTATCGATGCGATCCACTTCATGCCCGAGGACGCGAGCGACGAGGATCACGAGGAGGGAACCCGGATCGTCGAGGCGGCCGAACGGGCGCTGGCGGACGTCGAGCGGGTCGAGGCCACGGTCGAAGCCGTCGAGAACGTCGGGGAGACCATCATCAGCCGCTCCGACGCCTACGACCTGACTGTGCTCGGCTCGCCCACCGGCGGCCTCCTCGCACAGTTCGTCTTCGGCACGGTCCCGGACTCGGTGAACCAGCGCACCGAGAACGCCGTGTTGATGGCGCGGGACGACACCGGTAGCAAATCGATCTACGAGCGGTGGGTCGTCGGCGACGCGTCCGAATAG
- a CDS encoding amino acid permease → MAEGTSEAGGGEIGEELDRNIGLLGALAIGIGTMIAAGIFVLSGLAVANVGTVAIVSFVLAALVAAFTAAAYAEFSSIYFESGGGYMYVSETFKSNLTYIMGWTMIVGYPASAAFYLASFSDWFYRFIYPVLGIPQWIPYWIPGLLVLGLLVFINSRGSEESSQFQIVVTAAKILLLLLFLYGGLRSFSTDVVATSFAQNIGNVVEIGATSALVFITFIGFSAIATNADEIKKPGTTIPRAIYISMGFVTVLYALVVLVIVIAINDQQFLTFLSQNTDLGGLSPTQYVANNGEVSMALAAQYYLGNIGFYVIIVGALFSMLSAANATVLAGSRVKLALARRNHLPSQFEDLHPEYGTPYKATILTGGFIFTFILIFSVFFGEVPGAGGEHPLFGLFADLPLFGIHLGLESITGVANFLLLLGFSTVNVAVIFSRRKFEDLERGFRVPLVPYVPILAVLANVGLVVSLGFETIALGLAAEAIGIAFWFAWKGRAPSTEEIERETPTAVAEQNPSGRDRDYQIVVPIANPENVERLMRTATDIARDRNGEVMVLSVVNLPEQTPLASGQQYTDERREVLNQAMAMADGGEGADVPVSGTVRISHQVDRAILNTIEQYGSDAVLMGWGGWRARRRDVVLGSTVDTVVQEADCDVLVERIDPGSAPTVGSILLPTAGGPHADLAAEVARSIARVTDAHVELLRVVDPDDEEADRADAESVLEAALADFEAIDAGATVVEGDDIVGAITDESSNHDLTIIGATREGLLQRVVFGAIPERVGERAESTVILAKRNLDITSRLREILRWR, encoded by the coding sequence ATGGCTGAGGGTACATCGGAGGCGGGCGGCGGGGAGATCGGCGAGGAGCTCGACCGGAACATCGGGCTGCTCGGTGCGCTCGCGATCGGTATCGGGACGATGATCGCGGCCGGTATCTTCGTGCTCTCGGGGCTCGCGGTCGCGAACGTCGGGACCGTCGCGATCGTCTCGTTCGTGCTCGCGGCGCTCGTCGCGGCCTTCACCGCCGCCGCCTACGCCGAGTTCTCCTCGATCTACTTCGAGTCGGGCGGCGGCTACATGTACGTCTCCGAGACCTTCAAGAGCAATTTGACGTACATCATGGGCTGGACCATGATCGTGGGCTATCCCGCGAGCGCGGCCTTCTACCTCGCCTCCTTCTCCGATTGGTTCTATCGATTCATCTACCCCGTTCTGGGCATCCCCCAGTGGATCCCCTACTGGATCCCCGGGCTCCTCGTCCTCGGGCTCCTCGTGTTCATCAACAGCCGCGGGAGCGAGGAGTCGAGCCAGTTCCAGATCGTCGTCACCGCCGCGAAGATCCTGCTCCTCCTCCTCTTCCTCTACGGCGGCCTCCGCTCGTTCAGCACCGACGTCGTCGCGACCTCGTTCGCCCAGAACATCGGGAACGTCGTCGAGATCGGTGCCACCAGCGCGCTGGTCTTCATCACCTTCATCGGCTTTTCGGCGATCGCCACCAACGCCGACGAGATCAAGAAACCCGGTACCACCATCCCGCGGGCGATCTACATCAGTATGGGCTTCGTGACGGTGCTCTACGCCCTCGTCGTGTTGGTGATCGTGATCGCGATCAACGACCAGCAGTTCCTCACCTTCCTCTCCCAGAACACCGACCTCGGCGGTCTCTCGCCGACCCAGTACGTCGCCAACAACGGCGAGGTCTCGATGGCGCTCGCCGCCCAGTACTATCTGGGGAACATCGGCTTTTACGTCATCATCGTGGGCGCACTGTTCTCCATGCTGAGCGCGGCGAACGCCACAGTACTGGCGGGTTCGCGAGTCAAGCTCGCGCTCGCGCGGCGCAACCACCTCCCGAGCCAGTTCGAGGACCTCCACCCCGAGTACGGCACGCCGTACAAGGCGACCATCCTCACCGGCGGGTTCATCTTCACCTTCATCCTGATCTTCAGCGTCTTCTTCGGCGAGGTGCCGGGTGCCGGCGGCGAGCACCCGCTGTTCGGTCTGTTCGCCGACCTCCCGCTGTTCGGGATTCATCTGGGGCTCGAGAGCATCACCGGGGTCGCGAACTTCCTCCTCCTGCTCGGGTTCTCGACCGTCAACGTCGCGGTGATCTTCTCGCGCCGGAAGTTCGAGGACCTCGAACGCGGCTTCCGCGTGCCGCTGGTGCCGTACGTTCCGATCCTCGCCGTGCTCGCCAACGTTGGCCTCGTGGTCAGTCTCGGTTTCGAAACCATCGCGCTCGGCCTCGCCGCGGAAGCGATCGGGATCGCCTTCTGGTTCGCCTGGAAGGGTCGTGCGCCCTCGACCGAGGAGATCGAGCGCGAGACCCCCACCGCGGTCGCCGAGCAGAACCCCTCGGGCCGCGACCGCGACTACCAGATCGTAGTGCCGATCGCGAACCCCGAGAACGTCGAGCGCCTGATGCGGACCGCGACCGACATCGCGCGCGACCGCAACGGCGAGGTGATGGTGCTCTCGGTGGTGAACCTCCCCGAACAGACCCCGCTTGCGTCGGGCCAGCAGTACACCGACGAGCGCCGCGAGGTGCTCAACCAGGCGATGGCGATGGCCGACGGCGGCGAGGGCGCGGACGTCCCGGTCAGCGGCACGGTGCGGATCAGCCACCAGGTCGACCGCGCGATCCTCAACACCATCGAACAGTACGGTAGCGACGCGGTCCTGATGGGCTGGGGTGGCTGGCGTGCCCGCCGGCGCGACGTCGTCCTCGGGAGCACCGTCGACACCGTCGTTCAGGAGGCCGACTGCGACGTACTGGTCGAGCGGATCGACCCCGGAAGCGCGCCCACCGTCGGGTCGATCCTCCTCCCGACCGCGGGCGGCCCGCACGCCGACCTCGCGGCCGAGGTCGCCCGGTCGATAGCCCGCGTGACCGACGCGCACGTCGAACTCCTTCGCGTCGTGGATCCGGACGACGAGGAGGCCGACCGGGCGGATGCCGAGTCGGTGCTCGAAGCGGCGCTGGCCGACTTCGAGGCGATCGACGCCGGTGCGACGGTCGTCGAGGGCGACGATATCGTCGGGGCGATCACCGACGAGTCGTCGAACCACGACCTCACGATCATCGGCGCGACCCGGGAGGGCCTCCTCCAGCGCGTGGTGTTCGGCGCGATCCCCGAACGCGTTGGCGAGCGCGCCGAGAGCACGGTGATCCTCGCAAAGCGCAACCTCGATATCACCTCGCGCCTCCGCGAGATACTGCGCTGGCGCTGA
- a CDS encoding PrsW family intramembrane metalloprotease, whose protein sequence is MASRRDPVQSSADGSRDLYDIATWDVRSPLDRVAVFVYRFLSATARAILLLVAVLLLVQFVRSSSLSQISNPVVTGFTLLSVVPALALVVFVWRSDITTEPVSLLAATFALGVLFAGFAAVVNGVGRRYLAVIPLVGPIWFYYLVVGPIEETVKWLAVRLYAFRSARFDAVIDGAVYGAVAGLGFATIENALYITNAVGTPVASNLLGAGGGITPVRAIAGPGHVIYAAFSGYYLGLAKFNPDRAGPIVVKGLLIAVFIHATYNTLSFVPGIVAGLLDVPYFLALLGFVVVYDGFFGYFLFRKLARYRAAYRTAGSDGDRAPAGVERTEFED, encoded by the coding sequence ATGGCCAGCCGTAGGGACCCGGTGCAATCGAGCGCCGATGGGTCGCGCGACCTCTACGACATCGCGACGTGGGACGTGCGCTCGCCGCTCGACCGGGTCGCAGTCTTCGTCTATCGCTTCCTGAGCGCGACCGCGCGTGCGATACTCCTCCTCGTCGCGGTGTTGTTGCTCGTTCAGTTCGTCCGGTCCAGCAGCCTCTCGCAGATATCCAATCCGGTCGTCACCGGCTTCACGCTGCTGTCGGTCGTGCCCGCGCTCGCGCTGGTGGTGTTCGTCTGGCGAAGCGACATCACCACCGAACCCGTCTCGCTGCTCGCGGCGACGTTCGCGCTCGGGGTCCTGTTCGCGGGGTTCGCGGCGGTCGTCAACGGCGTCGGGAGGCGGTATCTCGCGGTCATCCCGCTGGTCGGTCCGATCTGGTTTTACTACCTCGTGGTCGGGCCGATCGAGGAGACGGTGAAGTGGCTCGCGGTTCGCCTCTACGCCTTTCGGAGCGCGCGGTTCGACGCCGTGATCGACGGGGCGGTCTACGGTGCGGTCGCGGGCCTCGGCTTCGCCACGATCGAGAACGCGCTCTACATCACGAACGCGGTCGGGACGCCGGTCGCGAGCAACCTGCTGGGTGCGGGCGGCGGGATCACGCCGGTTCGGGCGATCGCCGGCCCGGGCCACGTGATCTACGCCGCGTTCTCGGGCTACTACCTAGGGCTCGCGAAGTTCAACCCTGACCGGGCGGGACCGATCGTCGTCAAGGGTCTCCTGATCGCGGTGTTCATCCACGCCACCTACAACACCCTCTCGTTCGTCCCCGGCATCGTCGCCGGGCTCCTCGACGTCCCGTACTTCCTCGCACTGCTCGGGTTCGTGGTGGTCTACGACGGCTTCTTCGGCTACTTCCTCTTTCGAAAGCTCGCCCGGTATCGGGCGGCCTATCGGACGGCCGGTAGCGACGGCGACCGCGCTCCCGCCGGCGTCGAGCGCACCGAGTTCGAGGACTGA
- a CDS encoding TIGR00341 family protein translates to MRLVQVTIPAGKRETVLAELDDEGIDYVLTEETSGREFTGVVHFPLPTEAVEPVLDRLRNTGIDDDAYTIVLDAETVISRRFDELEERYEEDGESDERIAREEIHSRAQELAPNVGPFLVMTVVSALVATAGLLLNDAAIIVGSMVIAPLIGPAMATSVGTVVDDHEMFRRGVKLQVVGLVVAVVAATLFAAFVRATNLAPPGTDVLSIQQVSIRTSPGLLALVVALGAGVAGGVSLATGVSAALVGVMIAAALVPPLGVIGIGIAWGLPSPVLSATVIVLINTLSINLSALVVLWYMGYRPDHWFQADAAQSATRKRVGALVAAVLVLSAFLGLVTYDSYRTATFEEEVRGEINGLLNQQPYEDLVLVNSEFEYDDPIPPREPTSVTVTLSRPTGSEDPNFAKPLQQRINETVQPTTLPFDQSHNVSSFDVRIRYVESERA, encoded by the coding sequence GTGCGACTCGTCCAGGTGACGATCCCGGCGGGCAAACGCGAGACCGTCCTGGCGGAACTCGACGACGAGGGTATCGACTACGTGCTCACCGAGGAGACCAGCGGCCGGGAGTTCACCGGCGTGGTCCACTTCCCACTGCCGACGGAGGCGGTCGAGCCCGTTCTCGACCGGCTCCGAAACACGGGTATCGACGACGACGCCTACACCATCGTGCTCGACGCCGAAACCGTGATCTCCCGGCGGTTCGACGAGTTGGAGGAACGATACGAGGAGGACGGCGAGAGCGACGAGCGCATCGCGCGCGAGGAGATCCACAGCCGTGCCCAGGAGCTCGCTCCCAACGTCGGTCCGTTCCTGGTGATGACCGTCGTGAGCGCGCTCGTCGCCACGGCCGGGCTCCTCCTCAACGACGCGGCGATCATCGTCGGCTCGATGGTCATCGCCCCGCTGATCGGGCCGGCGATGGCCACCTCGGTCGGCACCGTCGTCGACGACCACGAGATGTTCCGTCGCGGGGTCAAGCTCCAGGTGGTCGGTCTCGTCGTGGCCGTCGTCGCTGCGACGCTGTTCGCCGCGTTCGTGCGGGCGACGAACCTCGCCCCGCCCGGGACGGACGTCCTCTCGATCCAACAGGTGAGCATTCGAACGTCGCCGGGACTGCTCGCGCTCGTGGTGGCCCTCGGTGCGGGCGTCGCGGGTGGCGTGAGCCTCGCGACCGGCGTCTCGGCCGCGCTCGTCGGCGTGATGATCGCCGCGGCGCTCGTGCCGCCCCTCGGGGTGATCGGTATCGGGATCGCCTGGGGACTGCCGAGCCCCGTGCTCAGCGCGACCGTGATCGTGCTCATCAACACCCTCTCGATCAACCTCAGCGCCCTCGTCGTGCTCTGGTATATGGGATATCGACCCGACCACTGGTTCCAGGCGGACGCCGCCCAGAGCGCGACCCGGAAACGCGTCGGGGCGCTCGTCGCCGCGGTCCTCGTGCTGTCGGCGTTTCTCGGGCTCGTCACCTACGACTCCTATCGAACCGCGACGTTCGAGGAGGAGGTCCGCGGCGAGATCAACGGTCTCCTCAACCAGCAGCCCTACGAGGACCTCGTGCTGGTCAACTCCGAGTTCGAGTACGACGACCCGATCCCGCCGCGAGAGCCCACCAGCGTCACCGTGACCCTGAGTCGGCCGACCGGGAGCGAGGACCCGAACTTCGCGAAGCCCCTCCAGCAGCGGATCAACGAAACCGTCCAACCGACCACACTCCCGTTCGACCAGTCGCACAACGTCAGCTCGTTCGACGTCAGGATCCGCTACGTCGAGAGCGAACGGGCCTGA
- the engB gene encoding GTP-binding protein EngB encodes MFEGRPDRSAEVVFCGRSNVGKSTILRELTGHDFTTGKKPGVTRSPGHYDWVSEDFVLTDLPGFGFMSGVPEEVRETIKTDVVHYIEDHADEILVGVLVLDGKSAVDIIDRHADRGEVPHDVELFHFLQDVGIPTVVAVNKMDKVDDHDERLNAVCDRLGLPSPWQQWQDTVAPVTAKRGSITPLTEAVRTHLHDQRRDDLLKFF; translated from the coding sequence ATGTTCGAGGGACGACCCGACCGGAGCGCCGAAGTGGTCTTCTGCGGCCGTTCGAACGTCGGGAAGTCCACGATCCTCCGCGAGCTCACGGGGCACGACTTCACGACCGGGAAGAAACCGGGCGTCACGCGCTCACCCGGCCACTACGACTGGGTCTCCGAGGACTTCGTGCTCACCGACCTCCCCGGCTTCGGGTTCATGTCGGGGGTCCCCGAGGAGGTCCGCGAGACGATCAAGACCGACGTCGTCCACTACATCGAGGACCACGCCGACGAGATCCTCGTGGGCGTGCTCGTCCTCGACGGCAAGAGCGCCGTCGACATCATCGACCGCCACGCCGACCGCGGCGAGGTCCCCCACGACGTCGAACTCTTCCACTTCCTCCAGGACGTCGGGATCCCGACCGTGGTCGCCGTCAACAAGATGGACAAGGTCGACGACCACGACGAACGCCTGAACGCGGTCTGCGACCGATTGGGGCTTCCCTCGCCGTGGCAGCAGTGGCAGGACACCGTCGCCCCCGTCACCGCGAAACGCGGTTCGATCACGCCGCTCACCGAGGCGGTCCGCACCCACCTCCACGACCAGCGCCGCGACGACCTGCTGAAGTTCTTCTAG
- a CDS encoding DUF5799 family protein, translated as MSTRAWGDMIAGDRMAVDREFEGEIEESEFNRQQWGLIMTAVEFEIENPDDPDRARLVANTDKLGHVMGELDNLDSPNAMGGGSGNGNGGSGGGVVDSIKRSLGFGGGGGNGGRRAAAADLTERYAEQLQAHLENNGKWERVRTTAAN; from the coding sequence ATGAGCACGCGCGCGTGGGGCGACATGATCGCCGGCGACCGGATGGCGGTCGACCGCGAGTTCGAAGGCGAGATCGAAGAGTCCGAGTTCAACCGCCAGCAGTGGGGCCTCATCATGACCGCCGTCGAGTTCGAGATCGAGAACCCCGACGACCCCGACCGGGCACGGCTCGTCGCGAACACGGACAAACTCGGACACGTGATGGGCGAACTCGACAACCTCGACTCGCCGAACGCGATGGGCGGCGGTAGCGGGAACGGAAACGGCGGGTCGGGCGGCGGGGTCGTGGACTCGATCAAACGTTCGCTCGGGTTCGGCGGCGGTGGCGGGAACGGCGGGCGGCGCGCGGCGGCGGCGGACCTCACCGAGCGCTACGCCGAGCAGCTCCAGGCCCACCTCGAAAACAACGGCAAGTGGGAGCGCGTTCGAACGACCGCCGCGAACTAG
- a CDS encoding DUF7557 family protein, which yields MPEIELDEETVDRLDRLAVEEESYDEIVTELINIYETEERTLFRGGSP from the coding sequence ATGCCCGAGATCGAACTCGACGAGGAGACCGTCGACCGCCTCGACCGCCTCGCGGTGGAGGAGGAGAGCTACGACGAGATCGTCACCGAACTCATCAACATCTACGAGACCGAGGAGCGGACCCTGTTCCGCGGCGGCAGTCCCTAG
- a CDS encoding isocitrate/isopropylmalate dehydrogenase family protein, whose amino-acid sequence MTETITVIPGDGIGREVVPVAISVLDTVGDFEFEEYDAGDAVYEETGEALPAETRQAVAESDATLFGAAGETAADVILPLRSTVESFVNVRPARAYPGVDALRPETDIVFLRENTEGVYAGHEDRLSEDLSTLTRVVTDSASRRLAEFACEYVEGEGFTVAHKANVMRETDGRFREAVLDVAEERGVPTEEVLMDAFATQVCLDPAQYDVVVCPNLAGDVLSDLAAGLVGGLGLLPSANIGEERALFEPVHGTAPDIAGEGVANPVATVSSAAMCCEFLGHDEAAERVRQAVLEVLADGPRTPDLGGEATTEDVERALLDRL is encoded by the coding sequence ATGACTGAGACCATCACCGTGATCCCGGGCGACGGCATCGGTCGGGAGGTCGTCCCGGTCGCCATCTCCGTACTCGATACGGTGGGGGACTTCGAGTTCGAGGAGTACGACGCGGGCGATGCGGTCTACGAGGAAACCGGCGAGGCGCTGCCCGCCGAGACCCGGCAGGCGGTCGCGGAGAGCGACGCGACGCTGTTCGGCGCGGCGGGCGAGACCGCCGCCGACGTCATCCTCCCGCTCCGGTCGACGGTCGAGTCGTTCGTGAACGTCCGGCCGGCGCGGGCGTATCCGGGGGTCGACGCGCTCCGGCCCGAGACGGATATCGTCTTCCTGCGCGAGAACACCGAGGGCGTCTACGCGGGCCACGAGGACCGACTCTCCGAGGACCTCTCGACGCTGACGCGGGTCGTCACCGATTCGGCCTCGCGCCGGCTGGCCGAGTTCGCCTGTGAGTACGTCGAGGGTGAAGGATTCACCGTGGCGCACAAGGCGAACGTGATGCGCGAGACGGACGGTCGGTTCCGCGAAGCGGTGCTCGACGTCGCCGAGGAGCGCGGGGTGCCGACCGAGGAGGTGTTGATGGACGCCTTCGCGACGCAGGTCTGTCTCGATCCCGCCCAGTACGACGTCGTGGTGTGTCCGAACCTCGCGGGCGACGTGCTCTCGGACCTCGCCGCTGGGTTGGTCGGCGGGCTCGGGCTCCTTCCCTCGGCGAACATCGGCGAGGAGCGCGCGCTGTTCGAGCCGGTTCACGGCACCGCACCCGACATCGCGGGCGAGGGGGTCGCGAACCCCGTCGCGACGGTATCGAGCGCCGCGATGTGCTGTGAATTTTTGGGCCACGACGAGGCCGCCGAACGGGTTCGTCAGGCGGTGTTGGAGGTGCTCGCCGACGGGCCGCGAACGCCCGACTTGGGTGGCGAGGCCACCACCGAGGACGTCGAGCGCGCGCTGCTCGACCGGCTCTGA